A portion of the Choristoneura fumiferana chromosome 6, NRCan_CFum_1, whole genome shotgun sequence genome contains these proteins:
- the LOC141428935 gene encoding uncharacterized protein — protein sequence MRELVAAHFANAPAPQTPARNPHASVTSLETYNSHRKIKRPKLGDRRVYRPVRRHTLSRIDETPPQTVRPRSKSMQHSNDMQQSTDFSSTRPILRSRSNISADTSRSVPVCNQSHEIENQNECHSPQYAEPKNYDSASSYDRPVSMSDLPIMVPIDPATGAYIPYPEYSYYNDDGRAPRNWWKHNKRARKASAKHSNLYLAFMY from the coding sequence ATGAGGGAACTAGTGGCGGCGCACTTCGCCAACGCCCCCGCCCCGCAAACCCCCGCGCGGAACCCCCACGCCTCCGTAACATCGCTAGAAACGTACAACTCCCACCGCAAAATCAAAAGACCTAAGTTAGGCGACAGGAGGGTCTACCGACCTGTCCGCAGACATACGCTTTCCCGAATAGACGAAACCCCTCCACAGACTGTGCGACCACGGTCCAAGAGTATGCAGCATTCCAACGACATGCAACAATCCACCGATTTCTCGTCGACACGGCCGATACTGAGATCCCGGTCGAATATCTCAGCGGATACGAGCAGAAGCGTACCCGTTTGCAATCAGAGCCATGAGATCGAGAATCAGAACGAGTGCCACAGCCCGCAGTACGCTGAGCCGAAAAACTACGACTCTGCGTCATCCTACGACAGGCCAGTCTCCATGAGCGATCTGCCGATCATGGTCCCCATAGACCCGGCCACGGGCGCGTACATCCCCTACCCTGAGTACTCGTATTACAACGATGACGGCCGCGCGCCCCGGAATTGGTGGAAGCACAACAAGAGGGCGAGGAAAGCGTCTGCGAAACATAGCAATTTGTATTTAGCGTTCATGTACTGA